One genomic region from Chionomys nivalis chromosome 17, mChiNiv1.1, whole genome shotgun sequence encodes:
- the Spryd3 gene encoding SPRY domain-containing protein 3 encodes MRRTRRPRFVLMNKMDDLNLHYRFLNWRRRIREIREVRAFRYQERFKHILVDGDTLSYHGNSGEVGCYVASRPLTKDSNYFEVSIVDSGVRGTIAVGLVPQYYSLDHQPGWLPDSVAYHADDGKLYNGRAKGRQFGSKCNSGDRIGCGIEPVSFDVQTAQIFFTKNGKRVGSTIMPMSPDGLFPAVGMHSLGEEVRLHLNAELGREDDSVMMVDSYEDEWGRLHDVRVCGTLLEYLGKGKSIVDVGLAQARHPLSTRSHYFEVEIVDPGEKCYIALGLARKDYPKNRHPGWSRGSVAYHADDGKIFHGSGVGDPFGPRCYKGDIMGCGIMFPRDYILDSEGDSDDSCDTVILSPTARAVRNVRNVMYLHQEGEEEEEEEEEEEEEEIEQEHEGKKVVVFFTRNGKIIGKKDAVVPSGGFFPTIGMLSCGEKVKVDLHPLSG; translated from the exons ATGAGGAGGACTCGGCGGCCCCG GTTTGTTCTCATGAACAAGATGGATGACCTCAACTTGCACTACCGGTTTCTGAATTGGCGAAGGAGGATTCGGGAGATTCGAGAGGTCCGGGCCTTCCGATATCAGGAGAGGTTCAAGCATATCCTTGTGGATGGTGACACTTTGAG TTACCATGGAAATTCTGGTGAAGTTGGCTGCTATGTGGCATCTCGACCCCTGACCAAGGACAGCAATTATTTTGAG GTATCCATTGTGGACAGCGGTGTTCGGGGCACCATTGCTGTGGGGCTGGTCCCTCAGTACTACAGCTTGGATCACCAGCCTGGCTGGTTGCCTGACTCCGTAGCCTACCATGCTGATGATGGCAA GCTATACAATGGCCGAGCCAAGGGGCGCCAGTTTGGCTCAAAGTGCAATTCTGGGGACCGGATTGGCTGTGGCATTGAGCCTGTGTCCTTTGATGTGCAGACTGCCCAGATCTTCTTCACCAAGAATGGGAAACGG GTGGGCTCCACCATCATGCCCATGTCCCCAGATGGGCTCTTCCCAGCAGTTGGTATGCATTCCCTGGGTGAGGAGGTGAGGCTGCACCTCAATGCTGAACTGGGCCGTGAGGATGACAGCGTCATGATGGTGGACAGTTATGAAGATGAATGGGGCCGGCTGCATGATGTCAGAGTCTGTGGGACC CTGCTGGAATatttggggaagggaaagagtATTGTGGATGTGGGGCTGGCTCAGGCCCGGCACCCACTCAGCACCCGTAGCCATTACTTCGAGGTGGAGATTGTGGACCCTGGAGAGAAATGCTACATCGCCTTGGGGCTGGCCAGGAAG GATTATCCCAAGAATAGGCACCCTGGCTGGAGCAGAGGGTCTGTGGCGTACCATGCAG ATGATGGGAAGATCTTCCATGGCAGTGGTGTGGGGGACCCCTTTGGGCCACGCTGTTACAAAGGGGACATTATGGGCTGTGGAATCATGTTCCCCCGGGACTACATTCTGGACAGTGAGG GGGACAGTGATGACAGTTGTGACACAGTGATCTTGTCCCCGACTGCCCGGGCTGTCCGGAATGTCCGAAATGTCATGTACCTGCACCAGGaaggtgaagaggaagaggaggaagaggaggaggaagaggaagaagagatagaGCAGGAGCATGAGGGCAAGAAGGTGGTG gTTTTCTTCACCCGGAATGGCAAGATCATAGGGAAGAAGGATGCTGTTGTGCCTTCTGGAGGCTTCTTTCCAACCATTGGAATGCTCAGTTGTGGGGAGAAGGTGAAAGTTGACCTGCACCCCTTAAGTGGCTAA
- the Igfbp6 gene encoding insulin-like growth factor-binding protein 6: protein MRPCPLSLPLHLAFKGGVFKGCFLKQRSNGPQQPHYTLEGVHWAKTLTMTRDRLPPLPLLLLLTLLLAAGSGSGVQTNCRGGCVEEEDAGSHAEGCAEAGGCLRREGQLCGVYIPKCAPGLQCQPRENEETPLRALLMGQGRCQRSRGPSETIKERKPHGGASRQREISHRDRQKNPGTSTTPIRPNPGAVQDTEMGPCRRHLDSILQNLQTEVFRGGSHGLYVPNCDLRGFYRKQQCRSSQGNRRGPCWCVDPMGRPLPGSPDGHGGSQCSARGSG from the exons ATGAGACCCTGCCCTCTTTCCCTCCCGCTTCACCTGGCTTTCAAGGGCGGGGTTTTTAAGGGCTGCTTCTTAAAGCAGAGGAGCAACGGCCCGCAGCAGCCACATTACACTCTGGAAGGAGTACACTGGGCAAAAACGCTGACCATGACCCGGGACAGGCTGCCGCCTCTACCGCTGCTGTTGTTGCTAACCCTGTTACTCGCTGCGGGCTCAGGGTCGGGGGTGCAGACCAACTGTCGCGGGGGCTGCGTGGAGGAGGAAGACGCAGGGTCGCATGCAGAGGGCTGTGCAGAAGCCGGGGGTTGCCTCCGGAGAGAAGGGCAACTGTGCGGGGTCTACATCCCTAAGTGCGCCCCAGGACTGCAGTGCCAACCGCGAGAAAACGAAGAGACACCTTTGCGGGCTCTGCTGATGGGCCAGGGCCGCTGTCAACGCTCCAGGGGGCCGTCGG AGACTATAAAGGAAAGGAAACCCCATGGAGGTGCCTCCCGCCAACGTGAAATAAGCCACAGAGACCGGCAGAAGAATCCAGGGACCTCCACCACCCCTATAAGGCCCAATCCAGGGGCTGTTCAAGACACTGAGATG GGTCCTTGCCGCAGACACTTGGATTCCATACTGCAGAACCTCCAGACTGAGGTCTTCCGAGGGGGGTCACACGGGCTCTATGTGCCAAATTGTGACCTCAGAGGCTTCTACAGAAAGCAGcag TGCCGTTCCTCTCAAGGGAATCGCCGTGGTCCCTGCTGGTGTGTGGATCCAATGGGCCGGCCCTTGCCAGGGTCTCCAGATGGCCATGGGGGCTCTCAGTGCTCTGCCAGGGGCAGTGGCTAA